The Anolis sagrei isolate rAnoSag1 chromosome Y, rAnoSag1.mat, whole genome shotgun sequence genome contains a region encoding:
- the LOC137095115 gene encoding V-type proton ATPase 16 kDa proteolipid subunit c, which yields MSSSTTAPPEYSPFFAVMGASAAMVFSALGAAYGTAKSGTGIAAMSVMRPELIMKSIIPVVMAGIIAIYGLVVAVLIANNISDTIPLFKSFLQLGAGLSVGLSGLAAGFAIGIVGDAGVRGTAQQPRLFVGMILILIFAEVLGLYGLIVALILSTK from the exons ATGTCGTCCTCGACCACCGCTCCTCCCGAGTACTCCCCCTTCTTCGCCGTCATGGGCGCCTCGGCCGCCATGGTCTTCAGCG cCTTGGGAGCAGCATATGGCACTGCAAAGAGTGGCACAGGTATTGCAGCCATGTCAGTCATGCGACCAGAGCTGATCATGAAGTCCATCATTCCTGTTGTCATGGCTGGTATTATAGCAATCTATGGCTTGGTAGTGGCAGTCCTTATTGCCAACAACATCTCGGATACAATTCCACTATTCAA GAGCTTCCTTCAGCTGGGTGCTGGTCTGAGTGTCGGACTCAGTGGGCTGGCTGCTGGCTTTGCCATTGGCATTGTGGGTGATGCAGGTGTACGGGGGACCGCACAACAGCCCAGGTTATTTGTGGGCATGATCCTCATCTTGATCTTCGCTGAAGTCTTGGGTCTTTACGGCCTCATTGTCGCCCTGATCCTTTCCACaaagtaa